The Thermodesulfobacteriota bacterium genome includes a region encoding these proteins:
- a CDS encoding SurA N-terminal domain-containing protein, whose translation MLDFMRRHTRAWLIKIILVAVILVFIFWGVGTIRARRADMVAEVNGLIITRADYQRAYNNALKNYQQIYGDALSGDLLKKMNLDKVVLDGIIKDVLAQEGAAGLDIRVSDEEINEYIRSMPVFNEGGRFSEERYRGVLENARMTPAAFEEDLRKELLWAKVADTLGRLAKVSDDEVWNAFQYANRRINLAYIPFTAAAFKNQVKVESPALRQYFTGHQEDYRVPARVRVRLARFLFKDYAPKVNVSPAEVENYYKSNTEAFREPERRRVSHIFFALKPAATDEEIARTQTRAEEALKKAGSGEDFAALARQFSEDKSALRGGDLGYLRQGTTDPSFEKVVFSLEKGGISPVVRSKAGLHIIKVTEVVTSAVKPLAAVAADVKRVLTENKVREFAMAGAARTYEQIIRSGGLDRYARVQNLPLTETGFFSEQDEVDGVGREAGFNRAALALKKGEVSSLIKLPQGYFVCEVMERRESFIPKLEEIEVKVKADFTENQATKLAESEASKFISGLKGGQQFSDLIRKYGFSVRETGYIAPTALSGNEFPFARSAQELSMLTPAHPYIQQPVRTGDAFYVVSLAGTKEAPKELYETQKDAIKEKLLLMQRDVILKGWLDGLKKKAEIEYGEEFEKYR comes from the coding sequence CCTGATTATAACCAGGGCTGATTACCAGAGGGCCTATAATAACGCCCTGAAAAACTATCAGCAGATCTACGGGGACGCCCTGTCCGGGGACCTGCTTAAGAAGATGAACCTGGATAAGGTGGTTCTGGATGGTATTATAAAGGACGTCCTGGCACAGGAAGGTGCGGCAGGTCTGGATATCCGGGTGAGCGATGAAGAGATCAACGAGTATATCCGCAGTATGCCGGTATTCAATGAAGGAGGCCGGTTTAGCGAGGAAAGGTACCGGGGGGTTCTGGAAAATGCACGCATGACCCCGGCTGCCTTTGAAGAGGATTTGCGTAAGGAGCTTCTCTGGGCCAAGGTGGCAGATACGCTGGGCCGGTTGGCCAAGGTATCGGATGACGAGGTCTGGAATGCCTTTCAGTACGCCAATCGCCGGATAAATCTGGCCTATATCCCGTTTACGGCAGCGGCTTTTAAGAACCAGGTCAAAGTAGAGTCGCCCGCCCTCCGGCAGTATTTTACCGGCCATCAGGAGGATTATCGTGTGCCGGCCCGGGTGCGGGTGCGGCTGGCCCGTTTTCTTTTCAAGGACTATGCGCCTAAGGTCAATGTGTCGCCGGCAGAGGTAGAGAACTACTATAAAAGTAATACGGAGGCATTTAGAGAACCGGAAAGGCGAAGGGTAAGCCATATCTTTTTTGCCCTGAAGCCTGCGGCGACGGATGAAGAGATAGCCAGGACCCAGACCAGGGCCGAAGAGGCACTTAAGAAGGCCGGATCCGGCGAGGATTTTGCCGCGCTGGCCAGGCAGTTTTCCGAAGACAAAAGCGCCCTCAGGGGTGGAGACCTCGGATACTTACGGCAGGGGACTACGGATCCCTCTTTCGAAAAGGTGGTTTTTTCCCTGGAAAAGGGAGGCATCAGCCCGGTGGTGAGAAGTAAGGCCGGGCTGCATATTATCAAGGTGACTGAGGTCGTCACCTCCGCGGTAAAACCCTTGGCCGCAGTGGCTGCGGATGTCAAAAGGGTCCTGACCGAAAATAAGGTCCGGGAGTTCGCAATGGCCGGGGCGGCAAGGACATACGAACAGATTATACGCTCAGGCGGTCTCGATAGATACGCAAGGGTGCAAAACCTTCCTCTGACAGAGACCGGCTTTTTTTCTGAACAGGATGAAGTGGATGGAGTAGGCCGCGAGGCAGGCTTTAACCGCGCTGCCCTGGCCCTGAAAAAGGGAGAGGTAAGCTCTTTGATTAAACTGCCCCAGGGTTATTTTGTCTGTGAGGTTATGGAGAGAAGAGAGTCATTTATACCAAAATTAGAGGAGATCGAAGTAAAGGTAAAAGCAGACTTCACGGAGAATCAGGCTACAAAACTGGCTGAATCAGAGGCCAGTAAATTTATATCCGGCCTTAAGGGCGGGCAACAATTTTCTGATCTGATTCGCAAATACGGATTTTCGGTGCGCGAGACCGGGTATATAGCTCCAACCGCCCTTTCCGGTAATGAATTTCCGTTCGCAAGGTCCGCGCAGGAACTGTCCATGCTGACACCGGCCCATCCGTATATCCAACAACCGGTTAGAACAGGGGACGCCTTTTATGTTGTGAGCCTGGCCGGCACTAAAGAGGCCCCGAAGGAGCTTTACGAGACGCAGAAAGATGCCATAAAGGAAAAACTTCTACTTATGCAAAGGGACGTCATCTTAAAAGGGTGGCTGGACGGGTTAAAGAAGAAGGCTGAGATCGAGTATGGCGAGGAATTTGAGAAGTACCG